GTCAAGCAGGGTGCGCTCGACCAGCAGATGACCGCCGATGACCGCGAGAAGTTCCTCGCCTACCTGACCCACGAGGGCTACCTGACCGCCGACCTGGCCTACAAGGGCACGGACGGTCGCGGCTATGACGTCAATCCGGGCCCCGGCATGGTTCCTGGCCCGGGCAAGGAATCGACCCCCTATCCGCTGACCGACGTCCTGCATTCCAACGCCTGGCGGACCCTGACCTCGGTCGCCGGCTACGAGCAGCAGCGGACCATGTTCCAGCCGGTCGGCGGCATGGACCAGGTGGCCAAGGGCTTCGAACGCCATGTCGGCCAGCTGATCCGCTATTCGACCCTGGTGAAGAAGTATCGCCAGAACGAGAAGGGCGTGGAGGTCACGGTCTCCGGTCCCGACGGCAAGGTCGAGACCCTGAGCGCCGACTACTGCATCTGCACCATTCCGCTGTCGGTGCTGCGCCAGATGGACATGGGTGTGTCGCCCAAGTTCAAGGCGGCGATCGGCGCGGTCTCCTATGCCCTGGTGGGCAAGATCGGCCTGCAGATGAAGACCCGCTTCTGGGAAGAGAAGCACTTCATCTACGGCGGCCACGTCTACACCGACAACCCGGAGATCAACACGATCACCGTGCCGTCCACCGGCTATCAGAGCCAGAAGGGCGTGCTGCTGGGCTACTACAACTTCGGCGCCTCGGCGGCCAAGGTCAGCGCGCTGAGCCCCAAGGCCCGGCAGGAGCTCGCGGCCCAGGGCGGGCAGGTGGCCTTCCCGGAATATGCGCAGAACGTGGAGACCTCGTTCTCCGCCGCCTGGCACCGGATCGAGCACAACCTCGGGGGCTGGGCCGAGTGGAGCGAGGAAGGCCGCCGCGACGCCTATCCGATCCTCTGCGAACCCGACGGCCGGCTGTACCTGGCCGGCGAACACCTATCCTATCTGACCGGCTGGCAGGCCGGGGGGATCGAAAGCGCCTGGCAGCAGATCGCCAAGCTGCACAAACGCGCCCAAGCGGCCTGACCGGAGTTCTACCGATGCGTCTTACGATCCCGCTGGCAGCGGTCCTTGTCCTGTGCGCGGCTCCCGCCTTCGCCGCCCCCGACGGCAAGGAGCTGTTCGCCGACAACTGCTCGGCCTGTCATCAGTTGACCGGCAAGGGCATTCCCGGGGCCTTCCCGGCCCTGGCCGGCAGCAAGGTGGCCCAGGGCGACCCCAAGGAGCCCGTCACCCGGGTTCTGAAGGGGAGGGGCGGCATGCCGGCTTTTGGTGCCGACCTGAGCGACCTGGAGATCGCCAAGGTCCTGACCTACGTCCGCTCCTCATGGGGCAACAAGGGCAAGCCGGTGCAGCCGGCGCAGGTCACCGCCCTGCGCGTCGCCAAGGTCACGGGACCCAAGTCCTCGGTGCTGGCGCACTAGTCATCACGTTCCGGGAAAGTTTGGAGGCCTGACCCGGAATCGAACCGGGGTGGGCGATTCTCCAGCGCGCGCTGGTCGCCCGGCATGACTCCGATGATGGGGAACGGCGCACATCTATGGGCCGCATCATCGATACGGATGCCGTTCGCGGTTGAAGTCGATGAGGCGACCGTTGTGTTCGATCAGGATCAGGGCCGCCGATATCCCCTGTGTTTCCATCTCTCGCACGATGTCCGCGGCCCGCCACTGCATCGGGATGATCACGACTTCGGGGGGGCGAGCCTTCAAGACATCGCGAAACTGTATTGGCTGACCCGTACCGGGGACGAAGGTTCCGACCTTCGAGGGATCGGAATCCACGACAAGGGGGAATCGTTCAGCGTCCAGCCCGAACTGATGCATGAAGGCGGCGCCCTTGCCGGTTCCGCCCCAGACAACGATTGAGCGATCGCCCGCCGCAAGGTCATCGATCTGCCGACGAATAGCGACGCGGTGATCTTGGCTCTCGGCCATGAAGCGCTCGGCCGCCTGAGCCTGGGCTGCGATTGCGGCCGGAACGCCGAGCTTCACCAGGGCGTAGACCACCTCTCCATCATAGCCATGCGCCAGCTCGAAGACTTCTCCCGCTCGCGCCATGAGCGTCCGAAAGGAGTTCGTCGTGAAGTGGGAGGTGTGTTCGTAGAAGAAATCTGCGAGCCGGCCGGTGGCGAACACACGATCAATGCAGGGCGACTCCGCGAACAGCCAGCAGGGCTTGTCCAGCTGCGACGCGCCCCAGGCCAGCGCTTCAATCAGCGCCGCCGGGTCGGTCAAGTGTTCGATCACATGGCGAATGACGATCGCGTCGGGGGCGTACCGGACCACATCAGCGAGGGGTTCGAAGAGGCGGGCATGGAATTCGAAGCCCTGCCCGGTTTCCGGGTGGGTGCTTGGGTCGAATCCAAGGATCCTCGCGTCGCCGCCGGAGGCCTTGGCCAGGGCCCGCAGGAAATGCCCTTCGCCACAGCCGATCTCCACCAAGGTCGGGTGTGGCGGCATCCGGCGAACGAGCCGGTCGCAGCTATCCGCGAGGTGACCCTGCCAGATCACTCCGTTGTTGAACATGCGATTGGGGCTGTCCCGATAGGGAACGGCGTCATAGCGGAAGCTGCGGTTCCAGACGTGCGTGCAGACCGGGCACTGCACGAAGTCGTGCGGAAGGCGTTCCATGGCCATCGCCTCGGAGGCCGAGGCCGGCCAGCCAAGCGTCGCCAGCGGCTGCTGGCCGCCGTCAAAGAACGGCACCGCCACGCTGTGCGCGCAGACAGGACACGGCGCGGCGACGAAGTGGGGTTGTTTTGCGGTCAAAGCGCCGCGAGCTCGCGCGACGTGAACACCCGGGCCGGATTGGCCTGGATCGCCTCGTGATGTTGATAAAGAGCCCACATGGCGTCAGCCACCTCACTTCGGATTGGACGATCGCCAACGGCGAACAGCTGTTCGTCGATCCGCGCGGCGAGCGCCTGTTCACCAAGCTCGACCCGCAGGTCGTCGTCCATGACAATCCGCAGCGCCGCCTCCTCGTAGGCCGCCTCGGTGGTCGCGACCAGCCATGCAGGCATACCGAGCAACCTCAGAAGCATGCGGTCGGTTTTCACGGGATTGCCTGGCGCGTCCATGGCGACCACGGGAAGGCCCTGACGCAGGCAGTCGATCACGCTGTGGAACCCGCCGAAGGGATAGGGACTGAGGGCAATGTCACAGTCATTCAGCCGTTCGAGATAGGCGTTGGGCGACATCTTGCCGTGAATGATGGGATCGCCCAGGCGGAGGTCGTTGACGGCTTTGAAGGCGGCGACCTGGAGCGCCGAGGCGTTGGGGAAGACATGGTACTCGATGACCCGCCCGCCAGAGGCGGCCCGTTCCCGTAACCGCGCGAGCAGGGCGACAAAGGTCGGGTTCAGCTTGATCATATTGCAGGGCAAGGCGATCCGGACCGGATCGGCGGTGGGTCGCAAATTCGGGCGAACCGGCCTGTAGGACGGCGACGGCTCGAGCCGCAGCGCCTCATCGGGCAGCAGGATCAAGCGCTCGCTGAACACCTCCGGCTCATCGACGAAACCTTCTTCCAGGATCATGTAGTCGATCTCCGGAATGAAGGTGGACGCGGGGTGGCCGATGGCGACCACCTGGATTGGCGCGAGGCGGAGATTGCCGATCAGCGGCCCCCAATGGCTCATGCCGAGACTTGGCCAGAACAGGATGTCGGGCTGGGCGCGCTTGATCGCGGCCAGGATCACGTTGAGATGCTCGCCCTTCGGCGTTTCGGTGAACACCACGACCTCGTCGAACAAGGATCGTACGGCCGGGTCTGCGTGCAGTTCGGGCGCGATCAACACCAGGCGGAAGCGCGTGCGTAGCTGCCGGAGGTACTGGCCGTAGTAGCGGTACTGGACGTGTGTCGAGTGGATCACCTCGGCGCAGAACACCAGGGTGGGGCGGTCCTTGAGAGGCGCTCGCGGGCTGAGGGGCGCAGCCGACATCGACAGACGGACCAGAAGGTCACGGAACGCGCGGTTCAGGACCTGCTTGATGTCATGCTTCTCGGCGTCGAAGGCGTAGCTGCAAAGCATCCACCCGTTGCTGGCCAGGCTTAGGCTGCTCAGCTTGGCCGGGATTTGGCCGAGATCGCCCGCGGCGATCCGGGCGAGGGCGTCCTCACGCCGTTCCTCTCCCTGCGCCGTCAGCAGGGGTACGGTCGCGACGGCGGTCAGTGCGACCAGCAGGGCAAGCGGCCCGGCCTTCTCCAGCCTCTCGCCGATATCCATCGGCGACTCTGAGTCGATCGAGAGCAATGACAGGAGCTGGTCGGACAGCAGCGCTCGCAAGTGATCCGAACCGCCGAAGGCGCTGGCTCGAAACAGGTTGCTCATCGGCCCCTGCGCGAAGATCAGACTGGCCATTTCGTCGGGCGTCGGTTGAACGGCCGGGTCCGCCAGGACCGCGCCCACAGCGGCGGCCAGCCGGGTATAACCCCGGATTTGGTCAGGGTCGGACAGTTCCCGCGCAGTGATGAGCCCTTCGAGAATCCTGAGGACGGCTACGACGCGGTCGCCGGTCCGGGCATAGCAAGCCGCCTCAAGTTCAGAAACATCCAACATCGCGCCTTGATAGCTCGCAACACGCCTAGGCTCAAAACCGAAGTCGAGGCGCGCTCTTCGCCACTGATCATGGGGCTGAGCGCATCACACACTGGTCGCGGGGGCCGGCCAGCGGCAGAGCGACCTGCTTACGCTCCCGTGGTCGGTCGTTGATGACAGATGATCTCTAGAAACGAGCAGGCAGCCTGCAGCGACCAACACATTCACTGTTCTAGGTGACGGGAAAGTTTGGAGGCCTGACCCGGAATCGAACCGGGGTGCACGGATTTGCAGTCCGCTGCGTAACCACTCCGCCATCAGGCCGCCGCGACGTTTTTGAACACGCCGGGTGTTTGGAAGGGCGGATGGCTAACAGAACGCCCCGCCTCGGGCAACGTCTGTCGCAGGGTCGCATTGCGTTCGGGTTAAGGGCGGACCTATAAGCGCGCAAATTGCTATTTCCGGTTTGGGGAATCATGGCCGATCTCGCCGAAGCCCGTTCGAACATGGTGGAGAGCCAGGTGCGTCCCAGCGACGTCACCGACATCCGCATCCACGACGCCATGCGCGTCATCCCGCGTGAGGACTTCGTTCCCGCCGGCAAGGGCTACCTGGCCTATACCGACGGGCCGGTGGAGTACGCGCCGGGCCGCTCGCTGCTGAAGCCCCGCGACGTGGCCAAGCTGCTGCAGATGGCCAAGCCCGTGGCCGGCGAACGCGCCCTGGCCATCGCCGCGCCTTACGCCGCCGCGATCCTGGAAGCGCTGGAGGTGGTCGTCGACCGCCTCGACGACGGCGACCTGAAGACCGTGCCGGGCTCCAACTACGACCTGATCGTCGTCGAGGGCGCCGTCTCCCGCGCGCCGGAAGCCTGGCTCAAGGCGCTGGCCCCGGGCGGCCGCCTGGCGGTGGTGGAGCGCGACGGTCCGGTGGGCAAGGCCGCCCTCTATGTGCGGGCTGACGACGAGATCGGCCGGCGCACGGTGTTCGACGCCACGCCGCCGATGCTGGCCGGCTTCGAAGCGCAACACGGCTTCGCCTTCTGATCGCCTGAAACACCCGCGAAATCTGGGTGTGAAAAAAGCTTAAGGTTGCGCCCTCTGGCGTGATCTCAATTCGGCGGCCATATAGGCTCCGATATCTTACGTCGATTTCGGGGATAAGCATGTTCAATAGCCGTCGCGGAGGTTTACTCGCCGCGGTCTGCAGCGCGGGCCTGATTTGCGGCCTGGCCGCGGGTCCCGCCGCCGCCGAGACCCTGGCCGACGCGATCGCGCTTGCCTACGACTCCAACCCGACCCTGCAGGCCCAGCGGGCCAGCCAACGCGCCCTGGACGAAAACTATGTCCAGGCCCGGTCAGGCTACCGGCCCTCGTTGACCGCCTCGGCCAGCGCCAGCTACCAGGAAATCCGTACGCCCGCCGCGGCGCGTGGGCTGAGCATCGACACCAACGGCGACGGTGTTCCTGACGCCGCGGGCTCGGGCATTCGGGAAGCCAATTCGGGCAGCGCCGCCCTGTCGCTGAACCAGCCCCTCTATACCGGCGGCCGGGTCGCCGCCGCGGTGTCCGCCGCAGAGGCCGACATCCTGACCGGTCGTGAGAACCTTCGCCGGGTCGAGACCCAGGTGCTGGGCACGGTCATCACCGCCTATGTGGACACCCGCCGCGACCAGGAAGCCCTGCGCATCCGGCAGGAGAACGTTCGCGTGCTGGAGCGCCAGCTGGAGGAATCCAAGGCCCGCTTTGACGTGGGCGAAATCACCCGCACCGACGTCGCCCAGTCGGAATCCCGCCTCGCCGCGGCCGTGTCGCTGTTCCAGTCATCAGAGGCCCAGCTGGCCATCAGCCGCGCCAACTATGTCGCCGCCGTGGGTCAGAGCCCCGGTGACCTGGCGCCGGAGCCGTCCCTGGCCGCGCTGCTGCCGGCCTCGGTGGACCAGGCCTTCGACACCGCTCAGGTGGACAACGCCCAGATCCGCGCCGCCCAGTACACCGAACAGGCCAGCAAGGCCCGCGTCGCCGGCGCTCGCGCCGAGCGCATGCCGACCATCGGTCTGACCGCCCGCCTAGGCTATACCGGCGGAGCCAGCCCCCTCGACACCGATCTCTATTCCCGCAACGTCACCGGCGGAGCGACCTTCACCCTGCCGCTGTTCAGCGGCGGCCTGACCAGCTCGCGGGTGCGCCAGACCATCGAGCGCAACAATGTCGACCGCATCGGGGTCGAGACCGCCCGGCGCGTGGTGCTGCAGAACCTGACCCAGGCCTGGAGCCAACTTACCGCCGCCCGCGCCAATATCGGCTCCACCAACACCCAGGTGCGCGCCGCGCGCATCGCGGCCGAAGGCACCCGCCAGGAGCAGCAGGTGGGCCTGCGCACCACCCTGGATGTGCTGAACGCCGAGCAGGAGCTGCGCTCGGCCGAACTGGCCCAGGTCAGCGCCCGTCACGACGAGTATGTCGCCGCCGCCAGCGTGTTGGCCCAGATGGGCCACCTGCAGGCCAGCTACCTGACGCCCAATGTGGCGCACTACGATCCGAAGGCCAACTTCGGCAAGCTGCGCATCACCTGGGGCTGGGTGCCGTGGGAGGAGCCGATCGCCATCGTCGATTCGGTGTTCACGCCCAAGCCGGTGGAAAAGCCCGCCCCCAGGCCGGCCCCTGCCGGCCAATAGGCGGCGGCGTTGCCCGACGGAAGCGCGACCTTTCGCCTGCGACGCGAATCCGCCCTTGCGCAGCTTGGTGGAAATTGCAGGATCAGTCCGTCGCGCCTAGGCTGGCGCTGATGGATTCTCTCTTCGCTCCAGCGACGGCTCAAAATGTCTGACCAGACCTCTCAAGAACCGACAATGGAGGAGATCCTCGCCTCTATCCGCCGCATCATCTCAGAAGATGACGCGCCGGGGGCCGAGGCCGCGCCTGCTGAGGAGCCGGCGGAAGAGGTCGTCTCCGAAGAGATTCCTATCCCGCCCGAGGAGGAGCCCGAGGAGGATGACGGCGTCCTGGAGCTGACCGAGAGGGTCGAGACCCACGGCGACATCGACGTCTATGCCGCCGCCGCCCCCGAGCCGGCCTATACTCCGCCGCCCGCGCCTACCGCCTGGGCCGATGACGCGCCCGACGTTGGCCCCGGCGCCGGCCTGGTGGGCGATCCCGCCGCCGCCGCCGCCGCCGCCGCCTTCGGCCACCTGTCCTCGCAGATTCTGATGCCGCGCGACGGCCGCACCCTGGAAGACGTGGTGCGAGAACTGCTGCGCCCCCTGCTCAAGCAGTGGCTGGACGACAACCTGCCGCGCATCGTGCAGGACACCGTCCAGTCGGAAGTCGAGCGCATCGCGCGCGGCGGCCGAGTATAAATCCAATCCACTTCCATTGATCGTCATGGCCGGGCTTGTCCCGGCCATCCATGATCTCCATGGCGAAGACCGCATTATGCGGTTCCGCTTTGGCGATCTGGACGACGACGGAGATCATGGGTCCCCGGGACAAGCGCGGGGATGACGATTGTGGGGTTTGGGGAGTCGTAGATTTGCGACACCGGTCCTGCCCGTATATGCACCGCAGCCAGCATGCTTGAAAAAACCTTCGATCCGAAAACCGCCGAACCTCGCCTCTATGCGACGTGGGAGAGCTCGGGCGCGTTCGCCCCGATCTCGGACCCGGCCGCCGAGCCGTTCTCCATCGTGATCCCGCCGCCCAACGTGACGGGCTCGCTGCACATCGGGCATGCGCTGAACAACACCCTTCAGGACGTGCTGATCCGCTTCGAGCGCATGCGCGGCAAGGCGGCCCTGTGGCTGCCCGGCACCGACCACGCGGGCATCGCCACCCAGATGGTGGTGGAGCGCCAGCTGGCCGCCGCCGGCAACCAGAGCCGCCGCGACATGGGCCGCGAGGACTTCGTCGCCAAGGTCTGGGAATGGAAGGCTGAAAGCGGCGGGACCATCACCAACCAGCTGCGCCGCCTGGGCGCCTCCTGCGATTGGAGCCGCGAGCGCTTCACCCTGGACGAGGGCCTGAGCGCCGCCGTCCGCAAGGTGTTCGTCACCCTGCACAAGCAGAAGCTGATCTACCGCGACAAGCGGCTGGTGAACTGGGACCCGGCCCTGCAGACCGCCATCTCCGACCTTGAGGTCGAGCAGAAGGAGGTGGACGGTCACTTCTGGCACTTCGCCTATCCGCTGGAGGATGGCTCAGGCGAGATCGTCGTGGCGACCACCCGGCCCGAGACCATGCTGGGCGACACCGCCGTCGCGGTGCACCCCACAGACGAGCGCTACAAGCACCTGATCGGCAAGGCCGTGCACCTGCCGATCGTGGGCCGGCCGATCCCGATCATCGCCGACGAGTATGCCGACCCTGAAAAGGGCTCGGGCGCGGTGAAGATCACGCCGGCCCACGACTTCAACGACTTCCAGGTCGGCAAGCGCCACAATCTGCCGCAGATCAACATCCTGACCCCGGATGCGAAGATCAACGAGAACGGCCCCGCCGATTATCAGGGCCTGGACCGTTTCGTGGCCCGCAAGAAGGTGATCGCCGCCTTCGAGGAACTGGGGCTGCTGCGCGAGGTGGAGAAGACCCGCCATGCCGTCCCGCACGGGGATCGTTCAGGCTCCGTGGTCGAGCCCTACCTGACCGACCAGTGGTACGTCGACGCCAAGACCCTGGCCGGCCCCGCGATCAAGGCGGTGGAGGAGGGGCGCACCGTCCTCGAGCCCAAGACCTGGGAGAAGACCTACTACGAGTGGATGCGCAACATCGAGCCGTGGTGCGTCTCGCGCCAGCTCTGGTGGGGGCACCGCATCCCGGCCTGGTACGGGCCGCAGGGCAAGATCTTCGTCGAGGAGACCGAGGAGGCCGCCCGCGCCGCCGCGCGTGAGTTCTACGGCCGCGACGAACCCCTGAGCCAGGACGAAGACGTTCTGGACACCTGGTTCTCCTCGGGCCTGTGGCCCTTCTCCACCCTGGGCTGGCCGGAGGAGACCGCCGACCTGGCGCGCTTCTACCCCACCAACACCCTGGTGACCGGCTTCGACATCATCTTCTACTGGGTCGCCCGGATGATGATGATGGGCCTCCACTTCACGGGGCAGGTCCCGTTCAAGCGGGTGTTCTTCAACGCCCTGGTCCGGGACGCCTCGGGCGCCAAGATGTCCAAGTCCAAGGGCAATGTCATGGACCCGCTGGACCTGGTGGACCAGTACGGCGCCGACCCGCTGCGCTTCACCCTGACCGCCATGTCGGGGCAGGGTCGCGACATCAAGCTCTCGACTCAACGCATTGAGGGGTATCGGAATTTCGGCACCAAGCTGTGGAACGCCGCCAACTTCTGCCAGTTCAACGGATGCGTCCGTGCAGAGCGCTTTGACCCCGCGGCGGTGACCAACCCCCTGAACCGCTGGATCGTCGGCGAGACGCAGAAGACCGCTCAGGCGGTCACCGAGGCGATCGCCTCCTGCGGTTTCGACGGGGCGGCCAACGCGCTTTACCGCTTCATCTGGAACACCTACTGCGACTGGTACGTCGAGCTCTCCAAGCCCCTTCTGAAGGGCGAGGACGCGGCCGCCAAGGCCGAGACCCAGGCCACCGCCGCCTGGGCGCTCGACGTGATCCTGAAGCTGCTGCACCCGATCATGCCGTTCCTGACCGAGGAGCTGTGGTCCCAGACCGCCGACCTGGGCGCCGCGCGCGATGAAGGCATGCTGATCTCCGCCCAGTGGCCGGACCTGCCGGCCAGCCTGGTGGACCCCAAGTCCGAGGCCGAGATCGGCCTGATCGTGGCCGCCATCACCGAGGGCCGCTCCGTGCGGGCCGAGCTGAACGTGCCCGGTTCGGCGCGTCCGCCGCTGCTGGTGCTGGAGGCCACCGCCGCCCAGCGCGCCGTGCTGGAGGCCAATGGGGCCATCGTGGCCCAGCTGCTGCGGGCCTCTGAGGTGCAGATCGCCGACACCGCGCCGCAGGGGGCCATCCCCTTCGTGGTGCAGGGCGTCACCTTCGCCCTGCCGGTGGCCGAGTTCATCGATTTGGAGGCGGAGAAGGCGCGCCTGGCCAAGGAGATCGCCACCCACGCCAGCGACATGGCCCATGTGATGAAGAAGCTCGGCAACCCGGCCTTCGTCGCCAACGCCAAGGAGGAGGTGGTCGAGGAGAACCGCGAGCGCCTCGCCGAATCCGAAGCCGCCAAGATCAAGCTGGAAGGCGCGCTGGCGAGGCTGCAGGCGGTCGTCTGACCGCCTGTCGCGAGGGCGACATCCCAGCGGCATAAGCCTGTCGAATCTTCTGTGGAGCGTCCCATGTCCTCACCCCAGATCATCGCCGGCGCCACGGGCTACGGCGTCTGGCCGGCCAACTCCATCGAGGGGTTGCTTGGGTGCAACGCCGCGCCGCTGGACGGGGTGGAGATCGACGTCCACCTGACCGCCGACGGCCATGTGGTGGCCCACCACGACTATCGCATCGCCGCCGATCATAGCCGACTGGGCGGGGCGTTCCTCGACACTCCCGGACCGTTGCTGCGGGACGCCAGTCTGGCCGAGCTGAAGGCCTACGACCTGGGTCGCCCGAAGCCGGGCTCGTCCTATGCCCGGCGCTATCCGGACAGGCCGGGAATGGACGGCGTCTTCATGCCGACCCTGCCGGAGCTGCTGACCGCCCTGGCCCAGGCGCCCGGTCCCCGCCGCAAATTGTTCGTCGAGATCAAGACCGATCCGGCCGACTACCGGGAGTCCGCCGATCCCGTGGCCCTGCTGGACGCCGTGCTGCGCGACCTGCGCGCCGCCGACTGGACGGCCGCCAGCAAGATCATCGCCTTCGACTGGTCGGTGCTGCGCGATCTCGCGGCCAAGGCCCCTGACATGGCGACCGCCCATCTCACCGTGCCCGACGCCATGAAGCCCAAGGTCAGGCTGCTGGCCAATGGCGACTCTCCCTGGGTCGACGGCTGCGATCCCCGCCATCACGGCGGCTCGGAGTTGCGGGCCATCCAGGCCCATGGCGGCCGCGAATGGTCGCCGCACATCTCCGATATCACCCCCGAGCGGGTGGCCGAGGCCAAGGCCCTGGGCCTGGCCGTGGGCGTCTGGGGCGTGGCGACGGCGGAGGAGATCGCGGCGATGACGGACCTGGGCGTCGAGGCCCTGACCGTGTCGGGCCCCGCCTGGAGCAGCGCCCCTCAGGGGTGACGGCGTTCTCCCAACGGACGTTTGCGTCCGCCCTTAGGTTATGGTTGTTCACCTAGGACGACGCGGCGGGATCAAGCCGCGCACCTTAGTGGAGAAAGCTCATGACCCAGGATGCGACGCCGGCCGGCTGGCCCGCCATGTCCATCGCCCAGGCCAATGCCCTGATCACCGCGCCGGGCTCGGCGGCGGAGGTCGAGGAGGTGGTCATTCGCGGGATCAAGACCAAGACCTGGAAGAACCTGCCGCCCACCCTGCGCTCGGTCGTCGAGGCCGGCCGCATCCACGGCGACAAGGTGTTCCTGGTCTATGAGGACGAGCGGGTCACCTACGAGGCCTTCTACCGCGCGGTGGCCAGGTTCGCCCTGGAGCTCCAGGCCCAGGGCCTGAAGAAGGGCGACCGGGTCGCCATCATCATGCGCAACCTGCCGGAATGGCCGGTGGCCTTCTATGCGGCCGCCTCAATGGGCGCGATCGTCACCCCGCTGAACGCCTGGTGGACCGGGCCTGAGCTGGAATACGGCCTGACGGACTCGGGCTCCAGGTTCGCCATCCTGGACACCGGCAGCTACGGCCGCCTGGTGGAGCACCTGCCCAACTGCCCCGACCTGCAGCGCATCTATGTCAGCCGTGAGATCGACGAGATCGCCCATCCGCAGGTGACCAAGCTGGAGACCGTGATCGGCGCGGCCAACGACTGGATCAAGCTGCCCAACCAGCCGATCCCGCCCGCGGAGATCGACACCGACGACGACGCCACCATCTTCTACACCTCGGGCACCACCGGTAAGCCGAAGGGGGCGCTGGCCACCCACCGCGCGGTCAATTCCAACATCATGGCCGGCGCGGCTTCTGGCGCGCGCGCCTTCCTGCGCCGGGGCGAAACCGCGCCGGCGCCCGATCCCAGCGCGCCGCAGCGATCTTCGCTGATCTCGGTGCCGTTCTTCCACGCCACAGGCTGTTTCGCCGTGCTGAACCCGTCGCTGATCGGCGGCGCCAAGCTGGTGATGATGCACAAGTGGGACGTGATCCGCGC
The sequence above is drawn from the Phenylobacterium glaciei genome and encodes:
- a CDS encoding class I adenylate-forming enzyme family protein — its product is MTQDATPAGWPAMSIAQANALITAPGSAAEVEEVVIRGIKTKTWKNLPPTLRSVVEAGRIHGDKVFLVYEDERVTYEAFYRAVARFALELQAQGLKKGDRVAIIMRNLPEWPVAFYAAASMGAIVTPLNAWWTGPELEYGLTDSGSRFAILDTGSYGRLVEHLPNCPDLQRIYVSREIDEIAHPQVTKLETVIGAANDWIKLPNQPIPPAEIDTDDDATIFYTSGTTGKPKGALATHRAVNSNIMAGAASGARAFLRRGETAPAPDPSAPQRSSLISVPFFHATGCFAVLNPSLIGGAKLVMMHKWDVIRAFELIEREKIQSAGGVPTIAWQLIEHPLREKYDLSSLESVAYGGAPSAPELVRKIKETFPKSAAGNGWGMTETCATVTTHGAEDYANRPDSCGPAVPVSELQIRDPADGVTVLTPNVVGELWANGPQIVKGYWNKPEATAQTFVDGWVRTGDLARVDEEGFCFIIDRAKDMLIRGGENIYCIEVENVLYDHPAVMDAAVVGIVHRTLGEEPGAVVTLKPGATATEAELRAHVAEHLAAFKVPVKVKFWHETLPRNANGKILKNELKKLFEEDAATA
- a CDS encoding glycerophosphodiester phosphodiesterase family protein, giving the protein MSSPQIIAGATGYGVWPANSIEGLLGCNAAPLDGVEIDVHLTADGHVVAHHDYRIAADHSRLGGAFLDTPGPLLRDASLAELKAYDLGRPKPGSSYARRYPDRPGMDGVFMPTLPELLTALAQAPGPRRKLFVEIKTDPADYRESADPVALLDAVLRDLRAADWTAASKIIAFDWSVLRDLAAKAPDMATAHLTVPDAMKPKVRLLANGDSPWVDGCDPRHHGGSELRAIQAHGGREWSPHISDITPERVAEAKALGLAVGVWGVATAEEIAAMTDLGVEALTVSGPAWSSAPQG